The Synechocystis sp. PCC 7509 genome includes a window with the following:
- the queC gene encoding 7-cyano-7-deazaguanine synthase QueC yields MKVVVLLSGGLDSATVLYSAKSSGYECYALSFDYNQRQVRELKSAIALCEAAGVVDSKVISFDLRSWGGSALTDDKIDLPVERSLAQMGENIPVTYVPARNTIFLSFALAYAETIGAERVCIGVNALDYSGYPDCRPDYIQAMQEVFRLGTKQGREGEAIKIVAPLIDMKKTEIIQLGNKLGVPWEKTWSCYAGNEKACGACDSCKLRLEAFAELRLIDPIVYQ; encoded by the coding sequence GTGAAGGTAGTTGTTTTATTGTCTGGTGGGTTGGATTCAGCAACGGTACTTTACAGCGCCAAATCCTCCGGGTATGAATGTTACGCGCTATCTTTTGATTACAACCAAAGACAAGTACGAGAATTAAAAAGTGCGATCGCGCTTTGTGAAGCCGCAGGTGTAGTTGATAGTAAAGTAATTAGCTTTGATTTGCGATCATGGGGTGGTTCGGCGCTTACCGATGACAAGATAGATTTACCCGTAGAGCGAAGTCTTGCCCAAATGGGCGAAAATATCCCTGTAACCTACGTCCCCGCCCGTAATACGATATTTTTGAGTTTTGCCCTAGCTTACGCCGAAACCATCGGCGCAGAGCGCGTCTGCATAGGTGTCAATGCCTTAGATTACTCCGGCTATCCCGATTGTCGTCCCGATTATATTCAAGCAATGCAGGAAGTTTTTAGATTGGGGACAAAGCAAGGCAGAGAAGGGGAAGCAATCAAAATAGTTGCACCGCTAATTGATATGAAAAAGACTGAAATTATCCAATTAGGTAACAAACTGGGCGTACCTTGGGAAAAAACCTGGTCTTGTTATGCCGGAAACGAAAAAGCTTGCGGCGCGTGCGATTCTTGCAAGCTAAGACTAGAAGCTTTTGCTGAATTGAGATTAATCGATCCAATTGTCTATCAATAA
- a CDS encoding HIRAN domain-containing protein yields MHFFAHGLRHLPKCSIEQISSFNPEDKLWLAHEFQNPYDSQALTLNTDDHYIVGYCPRYLNNEVFELLSTNPNLVNVRVESVNQSPAPLQFRLLCNLIAQWSDKLRPFSKKEFQPIVDEAASVVK; encoded by the coding sequence ATCCACTTTTTTGCGCACGGGCTACGACACTTACCAAAATGTTCTATTGAGCAAATTAGCAGCTTTAACCCAGAAGATAAGTTATGGTTAGCTCATGAATTTCAAAATCCCTACGATTCTCAAGCTTTGACTCTAAATACCGATGACCATTACATAGTAGGTTATTGTCCGCGTTACTTGAATAACGAAGTATTTGAGCTTCTTTCTACAAATCCTAACCTTGTAAATGTGCGTGTAGAAAGTGTAAATCAATCTCCAGCACCTTTACAATTTCGCTTGTTGTGTAATTTGATAGCCCAATGGAGCGATAAATTACGCCCCTTTTCTAAAAAAGAGTTTCAACCTATTGTCGATGAGGCTGCAAGCGTTGTTAAATAA
- a CDS encoding homogentisate phytyltransferase translates to MVLNKDTNRSLQSNKLAAFWQFSRPHTIIGTSLSVWGVYAIALARSQSFALSQSLNTTSVLSILATWLACLCGNIYIVGLNQLEDVAIDKINKPDLPLASGEFSLATGKLIVIVTGILSLLLAGLQSPYLLGMVAISLIIGTAYSLPPIRLKRFPFWAALCIFTVRGAVVNLGLYLHFTSSFTIPATVWALTIFVIVFTVAIAIFKDIPDLEGDRQYQISTFTIALGQERVFNLARWIITICYVGMLVAAVFWLPSINSIFLISTHLGLLVLLWWRSFQVDLLDKIAIASFYQFIWKLFFLEYLIFPAACLLG, encoded by the coding sequence GTGGTACTAAATAAGGATACAAACCGCAGCCTACAAAGTAACAAGCTGGCGGCTTTTTGGCAATTTTCGCGCCCTCATACAATTATTGGTACGAGTTTGAGTGTCTGGGGCGTATATGCGATAGCGCTAGCGCGCTCGCAGAGCTTCGCTCTTTCTCAAAGCTTAAACACTACTTCCGTGCTGTCTATTTTGGCGACTTGGCTGGCTTGTTTGTGTGGCAATATCTACATTGTTGGCTTGAATCAGTTGGAAGATGTGGCTATCGACAAAATTAATAAGCCTGATTTACCTTTAGCTAGTGGCGAGTTTTCCCTAGCTACGGGCAAGTTAATCGTAATAGTAACTGGGATACTGTCGTTGCTATTAGCGGGGCTGCAATCCCCTTACTTACTAGGGATGGTGGCGATTAGTTTAATTATTGGTACGGCTTATTCTTTACCACCTATTCGATTAAAACGGTTTCCTTTTTGGGCGGCTTTGTGCATTTTTACAGTGCGGGGAGCGGTAGTCAATTTAGGGCTATATCTGCATTTTACTAGCAGTTTCACTATCCCGGCGACGGTGTGGGCTTTAACTATATTTGTAATTGTGTTTACAGTTGCGATCGCTATATTTAAAGATATTCCCGATTTAGAAGGCGATCGTCAATACCAAATTTCTACTTTTACAATTGCTTTAGGTCAAGAGCGAGTATTTAATCTAGCTCGTTGGATAATAACTATATGCTATGTAGGAATGCTCGTCGCGGCGGTTTTTTGGCTACCTAGCATTAATTCTATATTTCTAATTAGCACTCATTTAGGCTTATTAGTTTTGCTTTGGTGGCGCAGTTTTCAGGTAGATTTGCTCGATAAGATTGCGATCGCCTCTTTTTATCAATTTATCTGGAAATTATTTTTTCTGGAATACCTCATTTTTCCAGCAGCTTGTCTTTTAGGTTGA
- a CDS encoding methyltransferase domain-containing protein: MSTALQQQIQQFYDASSSLWEQIWGEHMHHGYYGADGKIKKERRQAQIDLIEELLQWSGVQQAENILDVGCGIGGSSLYLAQKFNAKVTGITLSPVQASRAAERATEADLAAEASFQVADAQNMPFADNSFDLVWSLESGEHMPDKTKFMQECYRVLKPGGKFIMVTWCHRSTENEALTTDEKQHLADIYRVYCLPYVISLPEYEKIAQNLSLQNIHTADWSKAVAPFWDVVIDSAFNFEALVGLIRSGWGTIQAALSLGLMSRGYDRGLIKFGLLCGTK; the protein is encoded by the coding sequence ATGAGTACGGCACTACAACAGCAAATCCAGCAATTTTATGATGCTTCTTCAAGTCTGTGGGAACAGATATGGGGCGAACATATGCACCATGGCTATTATGGCGCAGATGGCAAAATCAAAAAAGAACGCCGCCAAGCGCAGATAGATTTAATTGAAGAATTACTACAATGGTCAGGCGTACAGCAAGCTGAGAATATTCTCGATGTTGGTTGCGGGATTGGTGGCAGTTCTCTATATTTGGCGCAAAAATTCAATGCTAAAGTAACGGGAATTACTCTTAGCCCCGTGCAAGCTTCTAGAGCCGCAGAACGAGCAACAGAAGCGGATTTAGCCGCCGAAGCTAGTTTCCAAGTCGCCGATGCCCAAAATATGCCCTTTGCTGACAATTCTTTTGACTTAGTGTGGTCGCTGGAAAGTGGCGAACATATGCCAGACAAAACTAAGTTTATGCAAGAGTGTTATCGGGTGCTAAAGCCTGGGGGTAAGTTTATTATGGTGACTTGGTGTCATCGTTCTACAGAAAATGAAGCATTAACTACCGACGAAAAGCAGCATTTAGCAGATATTTATCGGGTTTATTGTTTGCCTTACGTGATCTCTTTACCGGAGTATGAGAAAATCGCTCAAAATCTATCATTACAAAACATCCACACCGCCGATTGGTCAAAAGCAGTAGCGCCTTTTTGGGATGTGGTAATTGATTCAGCGTTCAATTTTGAGGCGCTTGTCGGCTTAATTCGCTCTGGTTGGGGAACAATTCAGGCGGCGCTATCTTTGGGTTTAATGAGTCGGGGTTACGATCGCGGATTGATTAAGTTTGGGTTATTGTGTGGTACTAAATAA
- a CDS encoding TrkH family potassium uptake protein: MTVSRTICLGFLAVITVGTILLMMPFSLAAGTWGNLIVALFTSTSAVCVTGLSVVDIGTYFSFWGQFFVAALVQIGGLGYMTATTFLLLLLGAKFGLRDKVAIQQALDRTGMHDSAQLIRSIIAVTLIFEISGVFLLIPVFTPKYPLNEALWYAIFHSVNSWNNAGFSLFKDNFIGYQTSVLLNLVVTGLIVFGGIGYGVILELFIWLRDRLQRKPERMIFSLNFKVAVSTTIALLILGTTAFFFIEVKNPATFGSLSLPNQILAAWFQSVTPRTAGFNTIDIGKMTTAGLFLTIALMFVGASPGGTGGGIKTTTFRVLTSCTKAILQGKEEVFLYERTVDISLILKAVGVAVGSFATVILATILIALTDPTVSFIQILFEVVSAFATVGLSTGITASVTAAAKLILIMTMYIGRVGILLLMAALLGDPKPSSIRYPEETLIVG, from the coding sequence GTGACGGTTTCGCGGACAATTTGCCTGGGATTTTTGGCGGTAATTACTGTTGGCACTATTTTACTGATGATGCCTTTTTCTTTGGCGGCGGGGACTTGGGGCAACTTAATTGTGGCGTTATTTACTTCTACTTCTGCCGTTTGCGTTACAGGTTTATCGGTAGTTGACATTGGTACTTACTTCTCTTTTTGGGGGCAATTTTTTGTAGCGGCGCTGGTGCAGATTGGCGGCTTAGGTTATATGACTGCAACTACCTTCCTTTTGCTGCTGCTGGGGGCTAAATTTGGCTTGCGCGACAAAGTTGCCATTCAACAGGCTTTAGACCGGACGGGAATGCACGATAGCGCCCAATTAATTCGCTCGATTATTGCGGTTACTTTAATTTTTGAAATTAGTGGAGTATTTTTACTAATACCTGTTTTTACGCCCAAATATCCATTAAATGAAGCTTTATGGTACGCAATTTTTCATAGTGTAAACTCCTGGAATAACGCGGGTTTTAGTCTATTTAAAGATAATTTTATCGGCTACCAAACTTCGGTACTTTTAAACCTGGTAGTTACGGGGTTAATTGTTTTTGGTGGGATTGGTTATGGTGTAATTTTGGAGCTATTTATTTGGTTGCGCGATCGCCTACAGCGCAAACCGGAACGCATGATATTTTCTCTCAACTTCAAAGTTGCCGTTAGCACTACTATAGCTCTATTGATTTTGGGGACAACTGCTTTCTTTTTTATCGAAGTAAAAAACCCAGCAACTTTTGGCTCTTTAAGCTTACCCAATCAAATACTTGCCGCTTGGTTTCAATCGGTAACGCCAAGAACGGCAGGATTTAATACTATTGATATTGGTAAAATGACAACGGCGGGTTTATTTCTTACTATTGCTTTAATGTTTGTTGGTGCAAGTCCTGGCGGTACAGGTGGCGGTATAAAAACCACTACTTTTAGAGTGCTAACAAGCTGTACAAAAGCAATTTTGCAAGGGAAAGAAGAAGTATTTTTGTATGAAAGAACTGTAGATATTTCTTTGATTTTAAAAGCAGTGGGTGTAGCTGTTGGCTCTTTTGCTACAGTCATTTTGGCAACTATTTTAATTGCTCTAACCGATCCAACAGTAAGCTTTATTCAAATTTTATTTGAGGTAGTTTCAGCTTTTGCTACTGTAGGACTTTCTACAGGCATTACGGCTAGTGTAACCGCCGCCGCCAAACTAATTTTAATTATGACTATGTATATAGGTAGAGTGGGAATTTTGCTACTAATGGCTGCATTGCTTGGAGATCCTAAACCTAGCTCAATTCGCTACCCTGAAGAAACTTTAATTGTCGGGTAA
- a CDS encoding potassium channel family protein → MNLSSLGFLRSLRKDNRQFAVIGLGRFGRAVCTTFHKLGYEVLGTDISEKFVSQVLTDQIVSHAIQLDSTQPAALKEAGIFEFDTVIIAIGNYIQESIVTTLNVKEAGVPHVVAKASSEVHGKLLQKVGADHVIYPEFEAGCALARSLTKPHILDRFDLDPDNSIVELIVPDVFHGKTITELQLRTRYGLNLIAVSHDGKFEVNPDPKKSLQQGSAMVVIGCNKDIDRLPM, encoded by the coding sequence GTGAACCTATCATCTTTAGGGTTTTTACGCAGTTTACGCAAAGATAATCGTCAGTTTGCTGTTATTGGTTTGGGGCGTTTTGGGAGAGCAGTTTGTACAACATTTCATAAGTTGGGTTATGAAGTGCTGGGGACAGATATTAGTGAAAAATTTGTGTCTCAAGTGCTAACAGATCAAATCGTTTCTCATGCAATTCAGCTAGATTCTACTCAACCTGCGGCATTAAAAGAAGCAGGAATTTTTGAGTTTGACACGGTAATTATTGCGATCGGTAACTATATTCAAGAAAGTATTGTCACAACGCTAAATGTCAAAGAAGCTGGCGTACCTCATGTTGTTGCCAAAGCATCATCGGAAGTACACGGAAAATTGTTGCAAAAAGTGGGAGCAGATCATGTAATTTATCCCGAATTTGAGGCGGGTTGTGCTTTGGCGCGGAGTCTTACTAAGCCACATATTTTAGATCGTTTTGACCTTGACCCTGACAACAGTATCGTTGAATTGATTGTCCCGGATGTATTTCATGGTAAAACCATTACTGAGCTTCAACTTCGCACTCGCTACGGTTTAAACCTAATAGCTGTAAGTCACGACGGCAAGTTTGAAGTTAATCCCGATCCTAAAAAAAGCTTACAGCAAGGCTCGGCGATGGTGGTAATTGGCTGCAATAAAGACATTGATCGCTTACCAATGTGA
- a CDS encoding sulfite exporter TauE/SafE family protein — MLDLLLILAVGFFGSFGHCVGMCGPLTAAFSLSQKQDTPPKMRSLFRFHILLNAGRLISYALVGAGIGAIGSVILASGQLAGSGSTLRQTIAVTTGVLLIWFGIIQINPKFLPPIPLLHPLTQGNWHQRLSKAMVQLSMGSQWWTPAILGFVWGLMPCGFLYAAQIKAAETGSIWQGAATMAAFGLGTLPTMLGVGISTSLVSKDRRGQLFRLAGWVTITVGVLTLLRAMGEEMMVYFTGHGALLCLMLALVSRPISRFWAQPLKYRRALGVGAFVLAIAHITNTMQHNYGWNLNAIAFLLPNHQIAIVLGLIAVLLLVPAVFTSRDKIQKSLGTYWRQIHLLSIPALLLAVIHAVLIGTHYLGGINDTWINQLMVVSLGLITLGVLILRWQNPLKTRGL; from the coding sequence ATGCTGGATTTGTTACTGATTCTAGCGGTAGGTTTTTTTGGTAGCTTTGGGCATTGTGTGGGAATGTGCGGGCCATTGACGGCGGCGTTTTCTTTATCGCAAAAACAAGATACACCGCCAAAAATGCGATCGCTTTTTAGGTTTCATATTTTGCTCAATGCTGGCAGACTAATAAGTTATGCCTTAGTTGGCGCGGGTATTGGCGCTATAGGTTCGGTGATTTTGGCAAGCGGACAATTAGCTGGAAGCGGTAGCACTTTGCGTCAAACTATTGCTGTTACTACCGGAGTTTTGCTAATTTGGTTTGGCATTATTCAAATTAACCCCAAGTTTTTACCACCCATTCCCTTGTTACACCCTCTAACTCAAGGAAACTGGCATCAGCGCCTAAGTAAAGCAATGGTACAGCTTTCTATGGGTAGCCAATGGTGGACACCAGCTATTTTAGGATTCGTTTGGGGTTTAATGCCTTGTGGTTTTTTGTACGCCGCGCAAATTAAAGCCGCCGAAACTGGCAGTATTTGGCAAGGTGCGGCAACAATGGCGGCTTTTGGCTTGGGAACTTTACCAACGATGTTAGGGGTAGGCATTTCTACTTCGTTAGTTAGCAAAGATCGGCGCGGTCAATTATTTAGGTTAGCGGGTTGGGTAACTATTACTGTTGGCGTATTAACTCTCCTACGGGCAATGGGAGAGGAAATGATGGTTTATTTTACAGGTCATGGGGCGCTACTGTGTTTGATGTTAGCGCTTGTCAGTCGTCCGATTAGCCGCTTTTGGGCGCAACCATTGAAGTATCGCCGCGCTTTGGGGGTTGGTGCTTTTGTTCTAGCGATCGCTCACATTACTAATACTATGCAGCATAACTATGGTTGGAATTTAAACGCGATCGCCTTTTTGCTGCCAAATCATCAAATTGCGATCGTTTTGGGGTTAATTGCGGTTCTATTGCTGGTTCCCGCAGTTTTTACTAGCAGAGATAAAATACAGAAAAGTTTAGGCACGTATTGGCGACAAATTCATTTACTAAGTATTCCCGCTTTGCTCCTTGCTGTAATTCATGCCGTACTTATTGGTACTCACTATTTAGGCGGAATTAATGATACGTGGATAAATCAGCTAATGGTAGTTAGTTTGGGGTTGATAACTTTGGGCGTATTGATATTACGTTGGCAAAATCCACTTAAAACGCGCGGTTTATGA
- a CDS encoding CbtB-domain containing protein yields the protein MRATNSLSFVQNRAIDWTLSLPVQLTLYTSLCALSVWTVYFSTYPPAHDSMHSLRHHTLTISCH from the coding sequence GTGAGAGCTACAAATAGTCTTAGTTTCGTTCAAAATCGGGCAATTGATTGGACTTTATCGTTACCCGTACAATTAACCCTTTATACTTCCCTATGCGCTTTAAGTGTGTGGACGGTATATTTTTCTACCTATCCCCCCGCCCACGATTCGATGCACTCCTTGCGCCACCACACCTTGACAATTAGCTGTCATTAA
- a CDS encoding ABC transporter ATP-binding protein, whose amino-acid sequence MAKSRLAKLGSYLRPHWQATTVGIVALLVVNAIGVYIPKLIGEIVDKFQSAFSFDQVVRYVILIIVLSSVMWVIRMVSRIALFGVGRQVEFDLKQKIFQHLLRLEPAYFAINTAGDLINRATSDVENIRRLLGFAVLSLANTVFAYALTLPAMLAISVNLTLATIAIYPFMLITVQLFSDRLRNEQLEVQEELSLVSELIQEDMSGMALIKIYAQEENERRAFSQNNQRLLAANLKLAKTRNTLFPLVGGLAYVSLLILLWLGSSQIISGQITIGDFLELLIYVERLVFPTALLGFTITAYQRGEVSIDRIESILTVTPKIQNCEQVIHLPKEQVKGELKAVNLSFTYPGAKTPALDNVNLTISPGETVAIVGAIGSGKSTLANAIPRLLDIEPGQLFLDGVDITQLDLDSLRSAIAYVPQDSFLFSTTIKNNIRYGDPVSDQAEVEYSAKVAQIDGEIRTFPQEYKTIVGERGITLSGGQRQRTALARAMLVDAPVLILDDALSSVDNQTATDILNNLSQGTKRKTVVFISHQLSATATADRILVMDKGQIVQAGNHGELVQKPGLYQTLWNQHQLEEILK is encoded by the coding sequence ATGGCGAAATCTCGACTTGCTAAACTCGGTTCTTACCTCCGCCCCCATTGGCAAGCAACTACTGTCGGTATTGTTGCTTTACTGGTTGTTAATGCGATTGGTGTCTATATTCCAAAATTAATTGGCGAAATTGTCGATAAATTTCAATCGGCGTTCAGTTTCGACCAAGTTGTACGTTACGTTATTCTAATTATTGTGCTTAGTTCGGTCATGTGGGTAATCCGTATGGTTTCCCGTATCGCTTTATTTGGCGTTGGGAGACAGGTAGAATTTGACCTGAAACAAAAGATTTTTCAACACTTGCTAAGGCTTGAACCTGCTTATTTTGCCATTAATACGGCGGGTGACTTGATTAACCGCGCTACTAGCGATGTCGAAAATATCCGCCGCTTGTTGGGGTTTGCGGTGCTGAGTTTGGCAAATACTGTATTTGCTTACGCTCTTACTCTCCCAGCCATGTTAGCTATTAGCGTCAATCTGACTTTAGCAACGATCGCTATTTATCCCTTTATGCTAATTACTGTACAGTTATTTAGCGATCGCCTCCGCAACGAACAACTAGAGGTACAAGAGGAGCTTTCTCTTGTCAGCGAGTTGATTCAAGAAGATATGAGCGGGATGGCTTTAATTAAAATCTACGCTCAAGAAGAAAATGAGCGTCGGGCTTTTAGTCAAAATAACCAAAGGCTTTTAGCTGCTAACTTAAAACTAGCCAAAACCCGCAATACTTTGTTTCCGCTTGTGGGCGGACTTGCGTATGTAAGTTTGCTAATCTTGTTGTGGCTAGGATCTAGTCAAATTATTTCTGGACAAATTACGATTGGTGATTTTCTCGAACTCTTAATTTATGTAGAGCGTTTGGTATTTCCTACAGCCCTTTTAGGCTTTACAATTACGGCTTACCAACGAGGGGAAGTTAGTATCGATCGCATTGAATCTATTTTAACTGTCACGCCCAAAATTCAAAACTGCGAACAAGTTATCCATTTACCCAAAGAGCAAGTAAAAGGCGAACTCAAAGCAGTTAATCTTAGCTTTACTTATCCTGGCGCTAAAACTCCAGCTTTAGATAATGTCAATTTAACGATTTCTCCGGGCGAAACTGTAGCTATTGTTGGTGCTATTGGTTCGGGCAAATCAACTCTAGCTAATGCAATACCGCGTTTATTAGATATTGAACCGGGACAATTATTTTTAGATGGGGTAGATATTACCCAACTTGACTTAGATTCCTTGCGTAGTGCGATCGCTTATGTTCCTCAAGATAGCTTTCTTTTTAGCACCACAATTAAAAATAACATCCGCTACGGCGATCCGGTAAGCGACCAAGCAGAAGTTGAATATAGTGCCAAAGTTGCCCAAATAGACGGAGAAATTCGCACTTTTCCCCAAGAATACAAAACTATCGTGGGAGAACGCGGAATTACTCTCTCTGGCGGACAAAGGCAGCGTACCGCTTTAGCTAGAGCAATGCTCGTAGATGCGCCCGTACTAATACTAGATGATGCCCTCTCTAGTGTGGATAATCAAACTGCTACAGATATCTTAAACAATCTTTCCCAAGGAACTAAACGCAAAACTGTGGTATTTATTTCTCATCAACTATCCGCCACCGCTACCGCCGATAGAATCTTAGTGATGGATAAAGGGCAAATTGTCCAAGCTGGTAATCATGGGGAATTGGTACAAAAACCAGGTTTATATCAAACTCTTTGGAATCAGCACCAATTAGAAGAAATATTGAAGTAG
- a CDS encoding flavin reductase family protein, giving the protein MLDEQAKKTMLRKIPHGLYICGVKDGEEVNGFTVSWLMQASFKPPLIVNCVKQDSKSHAMIKNSRVFAISFLDAEQKDIAQKFFQPQRRVENKFDDVEFYLGETGCPIISDSLGYVECQVVGAVEQGDHTVYVGEVIAAGIHREGESLRLETTGWQYGG; this is encoded by the coding sequence TTGCTAGACGAACAAGCTAAAAAAACCATGCTGCGGAAGATTCCTCATGGGCTGTATATCTGCGGTGTCAAGGACGGGGAAGAAGTCAACGGCTTTACTGTTAGTTGGTTGATGCAAGCTTCTTTTAAGCCGCCTTTAATCGTCAATTGTGTAAAACAAGATTCCAAATCTCACGCCATGATTAAAAATAGTAGGGTATTTGCTATTAGCTTCTTGGATGCGGAACAAAAAGACATTGCTCAGAAATTTTTTCAACCCCAGCGCCGAGTTGAAAATAAATTTGATGATGTAGAGTTTTATTTGGGAGAAACAGGCTGCCCAATTATTTCTGACTCTTTAGGCTACGTTGAGTGTCAAGTTGTCGGTGCAGTAGAACAAGGCGATCATACAGTTTATGTTGGGGAAGTGATCGCCGCTGGGATTCATCGCGAAGGCGAATCTTTGAGATTAGAGACTACAGGCTGGCAATACGGCGGTTAA